One window of Arthrobacter oryzae genomic DNA carries:
- a CDS encoding acetyl/propionyl/methylcrotonyl-CoA carboxylase subunit alpha, whose product MHKVLIANRGEIAVRIARACDDAGLESVAVYADIDADAMHAGAATEAFSLGGNSPADTYLNIPKLLDAAARSGADAVHPGYGFLSENADFAQAVLDAGLAWIGPSPEAIRQLGNKITAREIAVRAGAPLVAGSDGPVESAAEARAFAEQHGLPIAIKAAFGGGGRGLKVVRALDEVEEAFDSAVREAVAAFGRGECFVERYLDRPRHVEAQVLADTHGNVVVVGTRDCSLQRRHQKLVEEAPAPFLSDGQRQQIYDAAKAVCREAGYSGAGTVEFLVAADGTVAFLEVNTRLQVEHPITEETTGIDLVQEQLRIAAGETLRITADPEPRGHSFEFRLNAEDVGRGFLPSPGTIAEFRGPTGPGIRLDTGVRSGSFVAPQFDSLLAKLIVTGADRQQALRRARRALAEMEITGVATVLPFHRAVLESPDFTSEAGLGIHTRWIETDFADRIPADPGYSTTAPDGERRTITVEVDGRRLAVGLPADLLEGWARSGGSLPAGVSVISDGGPAGPGAEAADPGELRADMAGTVVKWLVEPGAEVSAGDAVVVLEAMKMETQVAAHRDGTVTDLRTQAGGVVTAGAVLALIG is encoded by the coding sequence ATGCACAAGGTCCTGATCGCCAACCGTGGTGAGATCGCCGTCCGGATTGCCCGAGCCTGCGACGACGCCGGGCTGGAGTCCGTCGCCGTGTATGCGGACATCGATGCCGATGCCATGCACGCCGGTGCTGCCACCGAGGCCTTCAGCCTGGGCGGGAACTCCCCGGCAGACACGTACCTGAACATTCCCAAGCTGCTCGATGCGGCAGCCAGGTCAGGTGCCGACGCCGTCCACCCCGGCTACGGCTTCCTCTCCGAGAACGCCGACTTTGCCCAGGCCGTCCTGGACGCCGGACTTGCGTGGATCGGCCCGTCGCCGGAGGCCATCCGGCAGCTCGGCAACAAGATCACCGCACGCGAGATCGCCGTCCGCGCGGGGGCCCCGCTGGTGGCCGGCAGTGACGGTCCCGTGGAGTCTGCAGCGGAAGCCCGCGCCTTCGCCGAGCAGCACGGCCTGCCCATCGCCATCAAGGCTGCCTTCGGCGGCGGCGGCCGAGGCCTGAAGGTGGTCCGCGCGCTGGACGAAGTGGAAGAAGCCTTTGACTCCGCCGTCCGTGAGGCCGTCGCAGCCTTCGGCCGCGGCGAATGCTTCGTGGAGCGCTACCTGGACCGTCCGCGCCACGTCGAGGCGCAGGTGCTGGCGGACACGCACGGCAACGTGGTGGTGGTGGGAACCCGCGACTGCTCCCTGCAGCGCCGCCACCAGAAGCTCGTGGAGGAAGCGCCCGCCCCGTTCCTCAGCGACGGTCAGCGCCAACAGATTTACGACGCCGCCAAGGCAGTCTGCCGGGAAGCCGGCTATTCCGGCGCCGGCACCGTGGAGTTCCTCGTGGCAGCGGACGGCACCGTGGCGTTCCTGGAGGTCAACACCCGCCTGCAAGTGGAGCACCCCATCACCGAGGAAACCACCGGGATCGACCTGGTCCAGGAGCAGTTACGGATCGCCGCGGGGGAAACCCTGCGCATCACGGCGGACCCGGAGCCCCGCGGCCACTCCTTCGAATTCCGGCTCAACGCCGAGGACGTGGGACGCGGTTTCCTGCCCTCGCCGGGGACCATCGCCGAATTCCGCGGCCCCACCGGCCCGGGCATCCGCCTGGACACCGGCGTCCGCTCGGGATCCTTCGTTGCCCCGCAGTTCGACTCGCTCCTCGCCAAGCTGATCGTCACCGGCGCGGACCGCCAGCAGGCGCTGCGCCGGGCGCGCCGGGCACTCGCCGAGATGGAGATCACCGGCGTGGCCACCGTGCTGCCCTTCCACCGCGCCGTCCTGGAGTCGCCGGACTTCACATCCGAGGCCGGCCTGGGCATCCACACCCGCTGGATCGAAACCGACTTCGCGGACCGGATCCCGGCTGACCCCGGTTACAGCACCACCGCCCCCGACGGCGAACGCCGCACCATCACCGTGGAGGTGGACGGCCGCCGCCTGGCTGTGGGGTTGCCCGCGGACCTGCTGGAGGGCTGGGCCAGGTCGGGCGGAAGCCTCCCTGCCGGCGTTTCGGTAATTTCCGACGGCGGCCCTGCCGGGCCGGGCGCCGAGGCCGCCGACCCGGGGGAGCTCCGCGCGGACATGGCCGGAACCGTCGTGAAGTGGCTCGTGGAGCCGGGCGCCGAAGTGTCGGCGGGGGACGCCGTCGTCGTTCTTGAAGCGATGAAGATGGAAACGCAGGTGGCGGCGCACCGCGACGGAACCGTCACGGACCTCCGCACCCAAGCTGGCGGCGTGGTCACTGCGGGAGCGGTGCTGGCCCTGATCGGGTAG
- a CDS encoding NAD-glutamate dehydrogenase — protein MAHKTGAAGHAQDGGKFEPDGEFLAAYYAHVAAEDLQNYAPETLRSRAMHHLTVATSRAPGEAAVGIFNEPDARIIEVATDDMPYLVQSLTAELTRDGATIRLLVHPVFEVRRDPLSNVLLEVRPGPVREGLTAGPVHGEGGDADVPAEVSGTAKQQPEAWVSVEIGRMPDEPSGEALAKRLKAVLADVRACAEDAPEMDRRFSDAVAAAGTVPPAMVPPARQLRELLGWLGDGNFILLGYCEYESTTADGQEITPRPGSALGLLRRPPADGVHRGHGGEVRMPWPNACTLATSDLRSTVLRASYLDELRLQLLDDDGAVVGERRFVGLFTPGAAHQSVRRIPVIREKARTVRERLGLQPRSHRAKDLVAVLESFPRDELFHVGIDDLTGLASEILRAEELRRPRLFLRPDSFGRFMSALVFFPRRRYSTAVRLLMEQELKAAFHAEAIDFEVRLTDSPMARIFFRILLTGTAASAPDVPWPGVDPAQLERRVISATRSWTEGLEEAVREQFPVAEAARLTALWSDAFPPSYRADHAAETALQDIINFESFDLDGAGGRPAGNPLLTVHWPGETSSPGKGARLRLYLTRPRSLTQILPLLHNLGLDVLDQRPFEIRRGTGSKLYLYDLGVNYPPGVDPAATSGLLADAFVAAMRGDVESDRINTLVIREGVDWRQASILRSYAKYLQQLGSANSYGFIADTLTANVRATHALLALFHARFDPELDARRRFRDTAAARAELLSAIDEIPVLDGDRMLRTFMNLVEATLRTNFYQDKPHLSFKLNPAAISAAPFPRPKYEIWVYSPRVEGVHLRFGELARGGLRWSDRSEDFRTEVLGLVKAQNVKNSVIVPTGAKGGFYPKQLPDPAVHRDGWLAEGLECYRTFIKGLLDLTDNLVTTASEQAVVAPPRVVRHDGDDYYLVVAADKGTASFSDAANAVALEYGYWLGDAFASGGSVGYDHKEMGITARGAWESVTHHFRELGIDPQREEFTVAGVGDMSGDVFGNGMLLSPHIRLVAAFDHRHIFLDPAPDAAASFEERRRLFSLPRSSWEDYDPSLISEGGGVHSRRAKAISITEQVRTCLGLQPGTAALPPHALLQAILRAPVDLLYNGGIGTYIKASSESHADVGDKANDPIRINGSEVRARVVAEGGNLGVTQRGRIEAALAGVLLNTDAIDNSAGVDCSDHEVNIKIFVDRMISTGRMPATDRTVFLQSLVDDVARQVLANNADQNVLLFNDRHLVLEWSPGFQRTIDWLETATDLDRELEALPTTEQIEERVRQGQGLTTPELAVLAAYAKTELARELTASDLADDPWFKRVLRGYFPPRLAERFDAELDAHPLRKQIVCTVLANDMINLGGITYAFRAIEETTATPAAVARAFVVAREAYDLPWITRKLAALPPDFPSEHSAGVAIHMRRVLDRATRWYVTHDHRDQPVTEALARIMPTMELLRTRTADYLRGSDLDRVQDRLAHWDAVQLPHELGARAADMLESFGLLDISLVAEQTAEPIEVTADLYYAVFQRIGAASLLLRITDLPRQSRWETLARAALRDDVYSAVADMTVSVMQMTPVSDPGQSDSVERIVAWERGHQEQLARIKDTLAEVTKPGQVDIASISVALKLLRTLVRQ, from the coding sequence ATGGCACACAAAACCGGGGCCGCGGGGCACGCCCAGGACGGCGGGAAATTTGAGCCGGACGGGGAGTTCCTGGCCGCGTACTATGCCCATGTCGCCGCCGAGGACCTTCAGAACTACGCGCCGGAGACCCTCCGCAGCAGGGCGATGCACCACCTGACCGTGGCGACGTCCCGCGCGCCGGGGGAGGCCGCCGTCGGTATCTTCAATGAACCGGATGCGCGCATTATTGAAGTGGCCACTGACGACATGCCGTACCTGGTCCAGTCCCTCACGGCAGAGCTCACGCGCGACGGCGCCACTATCCGCCTGCTGGTGCATCCGGTGTTTGAGGTGCGTCGCGATCCCCTCTCCAACGTGCTGTTGGAGGTCCGGCCCGGTCCCGTGAGGGAAGGGCTCACTGCCGGGCCTGTTCACGGAGAGGGCGGAGATGCGGACGTGCCGGCCGAAGTTTCCGGCACCGCGAAGCAGCAGCCCGAGGCGTGGGTGTCGGTGGAAATCGGCAGGATGCCGGACGAGCCGTCCGGCGAGGCGCTCGCGAAAAGACTGAAAGCGGTGCTGGCCGATGTCCGTGCCTGTGCCGAGGACGCGCCGGAAATGGACCGCAGATTTTCCGACGCCGTCGCTGCCGCGGGCACCGTTCCGCCGGCAATGGTTCCGCCGGCCCGGCAGCTGCGCGAGCTTCTGGGCTGGCTGGGGGACGGCAATTTCATCCTGCTCGGCTACTGCGAGTATGAATCCACGACGGCGGATGGCCAGGAGATTACTCCGCGCCCGGGCTCTGCGCTGGGCTTGTTGCGGCGACCGCCGGCGGACGGCGTCCACCGCGGACACGGCGGGGAGGTGCGGATGCCGTGGCCGAACGCGTGCACCCTCGCGACGTCGGACCTCCGGTCCACCGTGCTGCGGGCATCCTACCTGGACGAACTGCGCCTGCAGCTGCTGGATGATGACGGTGCCGTCGTCGGGGAGCGGCGGTTCGTGGGGCTGTTCACGCCGGGTGCGGCCCACCAGTCCGTGCGCCGGATCCCGGTGATCCGTGAAAAGGCCCGGACGGTCCGGGAACGGCTGGGACTCCAGCCGAGGTCGCACCGGGCCAAGGACCTTGTGGCCGTCCTCGAGTCCTTCCCGCGCGACGAGCTCTTCCATGTCGGCATCGACGACCTCACCGGGCTGGCGTCCGAGATCCTGCGGGCCGAAGAACTCCGCCGCCCCCGGCTGTTCCTCCGCCCGGACAGCTTCGGCAGGTTCATGTCCGCCCTCGTCTTCTTCCCCCGCCGCCGGTACAGCACGGCGGTGAGGCTGCTGATGGAGCAGGAACTGAAGGCCGCCTTCCACGCGGAGGCGATCGACTTCGAGGTCCGGCTCACTGATTCCCCCATGGCGCGCATTTTCTTCCGCATCCTGCTGACCGGTACTGCCGCGTCCGCGCCGGACGTCCCGTGGCCGGGCGTCGACCCCGCACAGCTGGAGCGGCGCGTGATTTCAGCCACGCGCTCGTGGACGGAAGGGCTGGAGGAAGCTGTCCGGGAGCAGTTCCCGGTTGCTGAGGCTGCCCGGCTCACTGCCCTCTGGTCCGACGCTTTTCCGCCAAGCTACCGGGCAGACCATGCAGCGGAAACCGCACTTCAGGACATCATTAATTTCGAATCCTTCGACTTGGACGGTGCAGGCGGGCGGCCGGCCGGCAACCCGTTGCTCACCGTCCATTGGCCGGGAGAAACTTCTTCGCCGGGCAAGGGCGCCAGGCTCCGCCTCTATCTGACCCGGCCGCGCAGCCTTACCCAGATCCTGCCGCTGCTGCACAACCTGGGGCTTGACGTCCTGGACCAGAGGCCGTTTGAAATCAGGCGCGGGACGGGCAGCAAGCTGTACCTCTACGATCTGGGCGTGAACTATCCCCCCGGCGTGGACCCGGCCGCCACGAGCGGACTGCTCGCAGACGCTTTCGTCGCGGCCATGCGCGGGGACGTCGAGTCGGACCGGATCAACACCCTGGTCATCCGCGAGGGCGTGGACTGGCGGCAGGCCTCCATCCTGCGAAGCTACGCGAAATACCTCCAGCAGCTGGGGAGCGCCAATTCCTATGGCTTCATCGCGGACACCCTGACGGCCAATGTGCGGGCAACGCATGCGCTGCTTGCCCTGTTCCACGCCAGGTTCGACCCCGAACTGGATGCCCGGCGCAGGTTCCGGGACACTGCCGCCGCGCGGGCCGAACTGCTGTCCGCAATTGACGAGATCCCGGTCCTCGACGGCGACCGGATGCTGCGTACGTTCATGAACCTGGTGGAAGCCACGTTGCGCACCAACTTCTACCAGGACAAGCCGCACCTCAGTTTCAAACTGAATCCCGCGGCCATCTCCGCCGCCCCGTTTCCCCGGCCCAAATACGAGATCTGGGTCTATTCGCCGCGGGTGGAAGGCGTCCACCTCCGGTTCGGGGAGCTCGCCCGCGGCGGCCTGCGCTGGTCCGACCGGAGCGAGGACTTCCGGACGGAAGTCCTGGGACTGGTCAAGGCGCAGAACGTGAAAAACTCCGTCATCGTGCCCACCGGCGCCAAAGGCGGTTTCTACCCGAAACAGCTGCCGGACCCGGCAGTCCACCGGGACGGCTGGCTCGCCGAGGGGCTGGAGTGCTACCGCACCTTCATCAAGGGCCTGCTGGACCTGACCGACAACCTGGTCACCACGGCCAGCGAGCAGGCGGTGGTGGCTCCGCCCCGCGTGGTGCGCCACGACGGTGACGACTACTACCTCGTGGTGGCAGCGGACAAGGGCACCGCGTCCTTTTCCGATGCAGCCAACGCCGTGGCCCTGGAGTACGGCTACTGGCTGGGGGACGCCTTCGCCTCCGGCGGATCGGTGGGATACGACCACAAGGAGATGGGCATCACCGCGCGCGGCGCCTGGGAATCAGTGACCCACCACTTCCGCGAACTCGGCATCGACCCGCAGCGCGAGGAGTTCACCGTGGCTGGCGTCGGGGACATGAGCGGGGACGTCTTCGGGAACGGGATGCTGCTCTCGCCCCACATCAGGCTTGTGGCGGCCTTTGACCACCGGCATATCTTCCTCGATCCCGCGCCCGACGCCGCTGCCTCCTTTGAAGAACGACGCCGGCTTTTCAGCCTGCCGCGCTCCTCCTGGGAGGACTACGACCCGTCCCTCATCAGCGAGGGCGGCGGCGTCCACTCCAGGCGCGCCAAGGCGATCAGCATCACCGAACAGGTCCGGACGTGCCTGGGCCTGCAGCCCGGAACTGCGGCTCTTCCGCCCCATGCCTTGCTTCAGGCCATCCTGCGGGCGCCCGTGGACCTGCTCTACAACGGCGGCATCGGCACGTACATCAAGGCGTCCTCGGAGAGCCACGCGGACGTGGGCGACAAGGCGAACGACCCGATCAGGATCAACGGCAGCGAAGTGCGCGCCCGGGTCGTGGCCGAAGGCGGAAACCTCGGCGTCACCCAGCGCGGCCGCATCGAAGCTGCGCTCGCCGGTGTCCTGCTCAACACCGATGCGATCGACAACTCGGCCGGTGTGGACTGCTCCGACCACGAGGTCAACATCAAGATCTTCGTGGACCGGATGATCTCGACAGGGCGGATGCCGGCCACGGACCGCACCGTCTTCCTGCAGTCTCTGGTGGACGACGTGGCCCGCCAGGTGCTGGCCAACAACGCGGACCAGAACGTCCTCCTGTTCAATGACCGGCATCTCGTCCTCGAGTGGAGTCCCGGCTTCCAGCGGACCATCGACTGGCTGGAAACCGCCACGGACCTGGACCGCGAGCTGGAGGCTTTGCCCACCACCGAACAGATCGAGGAACGCGTGCGGCAGGGACAGGGATTGACCACCCCGGAACTGGCCGTGCTCGCCGCCTACGCGAAGACCGAACTGGCCAGGGAACTGACGGCCAGCGACCTCGCCGACGATCCCTGGTTCAAACGGGTCCTTCGCGGCTATTTCCCGCCCCGGCTCGCTGAGCGCTTCGACGCCGAGCTCGATGCGCATCCCCTGCGCAAACAGATTGTGTGCACTGTGCTGGCCAACGACATGATCAACCTGGGCGGGATCACGTACGCCTTCCGGGCCATCGAAGAAACCACAGCCACCCCCGCAGCGGTGGCCAGGGCCTTCGTCGTGGCCCGCGAGGCCTACGACCTGCCGTGGATCACGCGCAAGCTGGCAGCCCTGCCGCCGGACTTTCCCAGCGAACACTCCGCCGGAGTGGCCATCCACATGCGCCGGGTCCTGGACCGGGCAACCCGCTGGTACGTCACCCATGACCACCGTGACCAGCCCGTCACCGAGGCGCTGGCACGGATCATGCCCACCATGGAGCTGCTGCGGACACGCACAGCCGACTACCTGCGCGGCTCCGACCTTGACCGTGTGCAGGACCGCCTGGCCCACTGGGACGCCGTCCAACTCCCGCACGAGCTGGGCGCGCGGGCGGCGGACATGCTGGAAAGCTTCGGGCTGCTGGACATCTCACTCGTGGCCGAGCAGACGGCCGAGCCCATCGAGGTGACCGCGGATCTCTACTACGCAGTCTTCCAGCGCATCGGCGCCGCCAGCCTGCTGCTGCGTATCACCGACCTCCCCCGGCAGAGCAGGTGGGAAACCCTTGCCCGCGCGGCACTGCGCGACGACGTCTATTCCGCCGTGGCGGACATGACTGTCTCCGTGATGCAGATGACCCCGGTGAGTGACCCCGGCCAGTCCGATTCGGTGGAGCGCATCGTGGCGTGGGAGCGCGGGCACCAGGAGCAGCTGGCCAGGATCAAGGACACCCTCGCCGAGGTGACCAAACCGGGGCAGGTGGACATCGCCTCGATCTCCGTGGCGCTGAAACTGCTCCGGACACTGGTGCGGCAATAG
- a CDS encoding ArsR/SmtB family transcription factor — MKDDLPAGVVLSEVKAELFKSMGHPARIRVLEILTDGPVAVSRLRDETGLEPSNLSQHLGVLRRQRLIVPSRQEGRLFYELSCPEVSSLLLSARSLIGTVLQSTRLSLMTLDEPLGEPAAR; from the coding sequence ATGAAGGACGATCTGCCCGCAGGCGTGGTCCTGAGTGAGGTAAAGGCCGAACTGTTCAAGTCCATGGGCCACCCCGCGCGGATCCGGGTCCTTGAGATCCTCACTGACGGCCCGGTGGCCGTCAGCCGGCTGCGCGACGAGACGGGCCTTGAGCCCTCGAACCTCTCGCAGCATCTTGGGGTGCTCCGCCGCCAGCGCCTGATTGTCCCCTCGCGCCAGGAGGGCCGGCTGTTCTACGAGCTCTCCTGCCCCGAAGTGAGCAGCCTCCTCCTCTCGGCCCGGTCACTGATCGGCACGGTCCTGCAGTCAACCCGGCTTTCGCTGATGACACTGGATGAGCCCCTGGGGGAACCCGCCGCTCGGTAG
- a CDS encoding YegP family protein yields MAGMFELFAEADASFRFRLTAPDGTVMALSKSFPDKRAALAGIAAVREYAGMGFITEIPAPQQAPAPAPARAQAPAQAQAQAPKRSRLSSAARTFGGRAARRKRQVLVRWRQSLRPRVVTNFPAW; encoded by the coding sequence ATGGCAGGCATGTTTGAACTATTCGCCGAGGCGGATGCATCCTTTAGATTTCGACTGACGGCTCCGGACGGGACAGTCATGGCACTCTCCAAGTCCTTCCCGGACAAGCGCGCCGCCCTCGCCGGGATCGCCGCCGTGCGCGAGTACGCAGGAATGGGCTTCATCACCGAAATCCCGGCACCTCAACAGGCGCCGGCACCCGCGCCAGCACGTGCACAGGCACCTGCGCAGGCACAGGCACAGGCGCCGAAGCGTTCCCGGCTATCCTCGGCAGCGCGCACCTTCGGCGGCCGGGCGGCACGCCGCAAACGGCAAGTCCTTGTCCGGTGGAGGCAATCGCTCAGGCCCCGGGTCGTCACCAATTTCCCTGCTTGGTGA
- a CDS encoding PAS and ANTAR domain-containing protein has product MAARKVHPANSGVPPAEECLAGTFRYDAATGRLDWSDEVYIIHGYGRGEIVPTLDLFLSHKHPDDRNRGRDIFSQVRLTGGRFFSFDRLIDARLREHRILTTGEAVLDPCGTLSHITGFVIDLTATLRRETEQFARAAVTASNASRSTIEQAKGILMGALHIGAEEAFNLLITHSQHTNTKLARAAANLVDLANNAKDPALLDGFIQALRRGSARRLPGVMGVHGPPRGHPQRSM; this is encoded by the coding sequence ATGGCCGCGCGCAAAGTCCACCCGGCGAACTCCGGCGTCCCTCCGGCGGAGGAATGCCTTGCCGGGACGTTCCGGTACGACGCTGCGACCGGCAGGCTCGACTGGTCCGACGAGGTGTACATCATCCACGGCTATGGCCGCGGGGAAATTGTGCCCACCCTCGACCTGTTCCTCTCGCATAAGCATCCGGACGACCGGAACCGGGGCCGCGATATCTTTTCCCAGGTCCGGCTCACCGGCGGCAGGTTCTTCAGCTTCGACAGGCTCATCGACGCCCGCCTGCGGGAGCACAGGATCCTGACAACGGGGGAGGCGGTCCTGGATCCGTGCGGCACGCTGAGTCACATTACCGGTTTCGTCATCGACCTCACCGCCACGCTTCGGCGTGAGACGGAGCAGTTCGCCCGGGCAGCCGTCACGGCGTCCAATGCGAGCCGCAGCACCATCGAACAGGCCAAGGGGATCCTGATGGGTGCCCTGCATATCGGTGCGGAGGAGGCTTTCAACCTGCTCATCACCCACAGCCAGCACACCAATACCAAGCTGGCGAGGGCTGCGGCAAATCTTGTGGACCTGGCCAACAACGCCAAGGACCCCGCGCTTCTGGACGGCTTCATCCAGGCCCTTCGGCGTGGAAGTGCGCGGCGCCTGCCTGGAGTCATGGGCGTGCACGGCCCGCCGCGAGGGCACCCGCAGCGCTCCATGTAA
- a CDS encoding TetR/AcrR family transcriptional regulator — MTAEDANRPSLLPARALAGRDDPVDRILAAAYDLFSRRGIRDVGTNELISRSGVAKATFYRHFPSKDALVLAFLALRDQVWTVDLIVSEARRRGNTPEERLLAVFDVFGDWFHRDDFEACTFINVLLEMGPEHPLGKASIGYLSRIRGHIQALAEEAGLSRTEEFARSWHILMKGSIISATEGDFLASKRAQQMAGWLIEHHRS, encoded by the coding sequence ATGACTGCCGAAGACGCCAACCGTCCCTCCCTGCTGCCCGCCCGGGCGCTGGCGGGCCGGGATGACCCCGTGGACCGCATCCTTGCCGCCGCGTATGACCTGTTTTCCCGCCGCGGGATCCGCGATGTTGGCACCAACGAACTCATCAGCCGGTCCGGCGTGGCGAAGGCGACCTTCTACCGGCATTTCCCGTCCAAGGATGCCCTGGTCCTGGCTTTTTTGGCGCTCCGGGACCAGGTCTGGACCGTGGACCTTATCGTTTCCGAAGCCCGCCGTCGGGGCAACACCCCGGAAGAGCGGCTGCTCGCCGTTTTCGATGTTTTTGGCGACTGGTTCCACCGCGACGACTTCGAGGCCTGCACGTTTATCAACGTCCTGCTCGAGATGGGTCCCGAACATCCGCTGGGGAAGGCGAGTATCGGCTACCTGAGCCGGATCCGCGGTCATATCCAGGCCCTTGCCGAGGAAGCCGGGCTGAGCCGCACCGAGGAATTCGCACGGTCCTGGCACATCCTGATGAAGGGCTCGATCATTTCCGCCACCGAAGGGGACTTCCTGGCGTCAAAGCGGGCCCAGCAGATGGCCGGCTGGCTTATCGAGCATCACCGCAGCTGA
- a CDS encoding YegP family protein, with product MAGKFELVTAENGGVRIRLVNGAGNILAVSGIYRDSAAAASGVTEIREHAATAHIADYSGPPPQ from the coding sequence ATGGCAGGAAAATTCGAACTCGTCACCGCGGAAAACGGCGGCGTCCGCATCCGGCTCGTCAACGGCGCAGGCAATATCCTGGCCGTCTCGGGAATCTACCGGGACAGCGCAGCCGCCGCTTCCGGCGTTACCGAGATCCGCGAGCACGCTGCCACCGCGCACATCGCCGATTACAGCGGTCCGCCTCCTCAGTAG